In Comamonas sp. lk, the following proteins share a genomic window:
- a CDS encoding cupin domain-containing protein, whose product MSNLSAQTPVWAPDPELHATVAALGVDWQHRPLQAEPALAALLAQPELDEGGRATVVQALGIELIDVCIAHGYQSMDLLVLHPDTPGLDDALARFDRPHTHVDDEVRYIVDGAGLFGFFDAQGREYSVQVGAGDYLRVPAGAEHRFTLTSARRIKALRLFSDTAGWVAQYTGRPAAPMAMAMAV is encoded by the coding sequence ATGTCCAACTTGTCGGCACAGACCCCTGTTTGGGCTCCTGATCCGGAACTGCATGCCACAGTCGCCGCCTTGGGCGTGGACTGGCAACATCGGCCGCTGCAGGCCGAGCCTGCGCTGGCTGCCTTGCTGGCCCAGCCTGAGCTGGACGAGGGCGGCAGGGCCACGGTGGTGCAGGCGCTGGGCATAGAGCTGATCGACGTTTGCATCGCCCATGGCTACCAAAGCATGGATCTGCTGGTGTTGCACCCGGACACGCCTGGCCTGGATGATGCGCTGGCGCGCTTTGACCGCCCGCACACCCATGTCGATGACGAGGTGCGCTACATCGTGGACGGCGCGGGACTGTTTGGCTTTTTCGACGCCCAGGGCCGCGAATACAGCGTGCAGGTGGGGGCTGGCGACTATCTGCGTGTGCCCGCCGGTGCCGAGCACCGTTTTACATTGACCAGCGCACGCCGCATCAAGGCGCTGCGCCTGTTTAGCGATACCGCCGGCTGGGTGGCGCAGTACACGGGCCGTCCGGCCGCGCCCATGGCGATGGCGATGGCGGTGTAA
- a CDS encoding YebC/PmpR family DNA-binding transcriptional regulator → MGAQWKAKGKALVADAKGKLFGKLVKEIMVAARLGGGDPAANSRLRMAVEAARKASMPKDTLDRAIKKGSGAGADAVNYSTVLFEGYAPHRVPVMVECLTDNPNRTAPNMRVCFRKGQMSAVAWDFDHVGMIEGEAENGADVELAAIEAGAQDFEPGDEEGVTLFITEASDLDVVSKALPAQGIKVLSAKLGYKAKNPVSMGSLSAEQQEEVQDFLAGLENDDDVQHVYAGLVD, encoded by the coding sequence ATGGGCGCGCAATGGAAAGCAAAGGGCAAGGCGCTGGTCGCTGATGCCAAAGGCAAGCTGTTTGGCAAGCTGGTCAAGGAAATCATGGTCGCGGCCCGTCTGGGCGGCGGCGACCCCGCAGCCAACTCGCGTCTGCGCATGGCTGTTGAAGCGGCCCGCAAGGCTTCCATGCCCAAGGACACGCTGGATCGCGCCATCAAAAAGGGCTCCGGTGCCGGCGCCGATGCCGTGAACTATTCCACCGTGCTGTTCGAAGGCTATGCGCCTCACCGCGTGCCGGTGATGGTCGAGTGTCTGACCGACAACCCCAACCGCACAGCGCCCAATATGCGCGTGTGCTTCCGCAAGGGCCAGATGAGCGCCGTGGCATGGGATTTTGACCATGTGGGCATGATCGAAGGCGAAGCCGAAAACGGCGCCGACGTGGAACTGGCCGCCATTGAAGCCGGTGCCCAGGACTTCGAGCCCGGCGATGAAGAAGGCGTGACCCTGTTCATCACCGAGGCGTCCGATCTGGACGTGGTCAGCAAGGCTTTGCCCGCCCAAGGCATCAAAGTGCTGTCGGCCAAGCTGGGCTACAAGGCCAAGAATCCTGTGAGCATGGGCAGCCTGTCTGCCGAGCAGCAGGAAGAAGTGCAGGACTTTCTGGCCGGCCTGGAAAACGACGACGACGTGCAACACGTCTACGCCGGTCTGGTGGACTGA
- a CDS encoding PQQ-dependent sugar dehydrogenase, whose amino-acid sequence MALPALLAVLGSAQALAAELQTQAVASGLDHPWALAFLPDGRYLVTERPGRLRVLERDGRLNAPIQGLPAVAAAGQGGLLDVVLDSDFARNRTLYFCYSEPGLGADSGKNSTALAKARLSADASQLEQVQTLFSQRPKYASSLHFGCRIVERRVDGKSDGSLFLALGERSSYKEQAQNLKSHLGKIVRINKDGSVPRDNPFVGRADAWPEIWSYGHRNPQGAALAPDGTLWMHEHGPQGGDEINHIEPGKNYGWPVTTYGENYGGGKIGQGITQQSGMEQPLHYWVPSIAPSGMAFITSERYGPEWKGSLVVGALKAQHLERLSFANATSRRITASEVLLPRLGQRVRDVRQGPDGWLYLLTDASDGQLLRVLAAP is encoded by the coding sequence ATGGCACTGCCAGCATTGCTGGCGGTCTTGGGTTCGGCACAGGCCTTGGCCGCAGAGCTACAGACCCAGGCCGTGGCCAGCGGCCTGGATCACCCCTGGGCCCTGGCCTTTTTGCCGGACGGCCGCTATCTGGTGACCGAGCGCCCGGGCCGCCTGCGCGTGCTCGAGCGCGACGGACGGCTCAACGCCCCCATCCAAGGCCTGCCTGCCGTGGCCGCTGCAGGCCAGGGCGGGTTGCTGGATGTGGTGCTGGACAGCGACTTCGCCCGCAACCGCACGCTGTATTTTTGCTACTCGGAGCCTGGCCTGGGCGCAGACAGCGGCAAGAACAGCACGGCTCTGGCCAAGGCCAGGCTGTCGGCAGATGCCAGCCAGCTGGAGCAGGTGCAGACGCTTTTCAGCCAGCGCCCCAAATACGCCAGCAGCCTGCACTTTGGCTGCCGCATCGTGGAGCGCCGTGTGGACGGGAAGAGCGACGGCAGCCTGTTTCTGGCCCTGGGCGAACGCTCCTCCTATAAGGAGCAGGCCCAGAATCTGAAAAGCCATCTGGGCAAGATCGTCCGCATCAACAAGGACGGCAGCGTTCCCCGCGACAACCCGTTTGTCGGCCGCGCGGATGCCTGGCCGGAAATCTGGAGCTACGGCCATCGCAACCCTCAGGGCGCTGCACTGGCACCGGACGGCACGCTATGGATGCATGAGCACGGCCCGCAGGGCGGAGATGAAATCAACCACATCGAACCCGGCAAAAACTATGGCTGGCCGGTGACCACCTATGGCGAAAACTACGGCGGCGGCAAGATCGGTCAGGGGATTACGCAGCAAAGCGGCATGGAGCAGCCGCTGCATTACTGGGTACCGTCGATTGCCCCCTCGGGCATGGCCTTCATCACCAGCGAGCGCTATGGGCCCGAGTGGAAAGGCAGTCTGGTGGTCGGTGCCCTCAAGGCCCAGCACCTGGAACGGCTGAGCTTTGCAAATGCGACAAGCCGCCGCATCACGGCCAGCGAAGTGCTGCTGCCGCGCCTGGGCCAGCGCGTGCGCGATGTGCGCCAGGGGCCGGACGGCTGGCTTTATCTGCTCACCGACGCCTCCGACGGCCAGCTGCTGCGGGTGCTGGCTGCACCTTGA
- a CDS encoding virulence factor MviN, translated as MQTRLPLWEQPYGKGLTLLICLFGFLGLMSGWMLLEADFSYAWRSSGRAWWALVLQAMLALNSAVCLTLAWLLWSRNRAAVWLCAFYVALGVTSQGCMFWYVNRLGSRADAFSIGFWLAQAVFWAGIVGYLHWLRRRGALR; from the coding sequence ATGCAGACCAGGCTGCCGCTCTGGGAGCAACCGTATGGCAAGGGCCTGACTCTGCTGATCTGCCTGTTCGGCTTTCTGGGCCTGATGAGCGGCTGGATGTTGCTGGAGGCCGATTTTTCCTATGCATGGCGATCTTCAGGGCGTGCTTGGTGGGCTCTGGTGTTGCAGGCCATGCTGGCGCTGAACTCGGCGGTGTGCTTGACACTGGCGTGGCTGCTTTGGAGCCGCAATCGCGCAGCCGTGTGGCTGTGCGCTTTTTATGTGGCATTGGGCGTGACCAGTCAGGGCTGCATGTTCTGGTATGTCAACCGACTTGGCAGTCGGGCCGATGCTTTCTCCATAGGCTTTTGGCTGGCGCAGGCCGTTTTCTGGGCCGGTATTGTGGGCTATCTGCACTGGCTGCGGCGACGCGGCGCTCTGCGTTGA